One genomic window of Candidatus Pseudobacter hemicellulosilyticus includes the following:
- a CDS encoding dihydrofolate reductase, with the protein MLISFVVAAAENNVIGKDNQLLWSLPNDMKFFKNTTWGMPVVMGRKTWASMGGRPLAGRTNIVITRKADWTADGAVVVNSLDQALEAGAATDAKEVMIIGGGEIFHQAMPLVQKIYLTRVHTNIDGDAFFPEIRNEGWELLSDLDFPADEKHAYAYSFQVWQRKGH; encoded by the coding sequence ATGCTTATTTCTTTCGTTGTTGCTGCTGCTGAAAACAATGTCATCGGGAAGGATAACCAGTTGCTCTGGAGCCTGCCCAATGATATGAAATTCTTCAAGAACACTACCTGGGGAATGCCTGTGGTCATGGGCCGCAAGACCTGGGCCTCTATGGGCGGCAGGCCGCTGGCCGGCCGGACCAATATTGTGATCACGCGCAAGGCTGACTGGACAGCGGATGGAGCGGTAGTGGTCAACAGCCTGGACCAGGCCCTGGAAGCAGGGGCAGCCACGGATGCCAAAGAGGTCATGATCATTGGCGGCGGTGAAATTTTCCATCAGGCCATGCCCCTGGTGCAGAAGATCTATTTAACAAGAGTGCATACGAATATAGACGGAGATGCTTTTTTTCCGGAGATCAGGAATGAGGGATGGGAGTTGTTGTCGGACCTGGACTTTCCGGCCGATGAAAAGCATGCGTACGCCTACAGCTTCCAGGTTTGGCAGCGAAAAGGGCATTAA